One Fuerstiella marisgermanici DNA window includes the following coding sequences:
- a CDS encoding ABC transporter permease — translation MKSVRLIFKLVSQQLRIAAGRAIVTIAGIVASACAVVWVVSGYDALVSQFDDNAGKYLGRYDVLLIPQGPPGALTFVNDELIESLRTDVGILEVNPIHQSRVTVTRVATPGDGDVEETSLGLVVGSRPPVNGAPPIAPILVATAASDPPYELVDGSWIDDDTVVLSSGAADSLRVEVGDHVQVTTLANQRQFRVAGIVQQAREAPSLVGQTGPRPRRKGRSPRDQSDGKQSGPERGDDRLDTTPDRPGTPKIGLPSAYVQGVATNAVYMRPAPAAHVIGFVARPTLVQLALRDTVDAEQFAEAWQDRLGQNSPPLNIVDFSRVRAGLKNSRSVLSQRAQAYAASGFAALASVFIIFSLLSMGVSERTREFALLRAIGLNRLQIAAVVVTESLVLAVVGWLGGLIAGYLLIVIGGQWMPSLFASGAKLGWTCLSLTAMTVFAGALAAAIIPAWKATRIQPIEAMASARMVAPTFTSQWRLAAVGLLLALSAPVTVFVLPLPDEWRIWCYSIVTYPALLIGMALMAPAVVVLTERILGVAIARLFALDPRLLTTQLSSNLWRTIGATLALSVGLVLYASTQTWGYSMLQPYLPGTWLPDVLVSFNPQGLDEAGTDAVRNTKGVAAESVAPLAIEQAKFDWGNAEAPARLKYDNAVIFGLDPAQTISGTDPLIALDFVEGDRKSVAQNLAIHHSCVISEDFAMSAGVSTGDTLVLIPPNAEAERVEYQIAGIVRLPGWHWITKFSGVRRHFVRTACMIFADRQNVMQDFHLARPEFCWMNLQPGADLTSIETEMQEIAEEFAVGNFEASGIGEITSYRPFARTTATQTVRRAITIRANDMIWGMSQLPLITLFIMSLAVVNAVIASVRSRQWEFGILRAVGASRLQLVRLVFGETLLIGFAACVLSLAFGLIAGWCGVGMAAYSRWSFFQSDPNLIIPWTHLAFGFAATLALCLVAAVLPALRIGRAEPLKLLQAG, via the coding sequence ATGAAAAGTGTTCGCCTAATCTTCAAACTGGTGAGTCAGCAACTTCGAATCGCTGCTGGACGAGCGATCGTTACTATTGCGGGCATCGTCGCTTCGGCCTGTGCGGTCGTGTGGGTGGTGAGCGGTTACGACGCCCTGGTGTCTCAGTTTGACGACAACGCCGGAAAGTATCTGGGCCGCTACGACGTATTGTTGATTCCGCAGGGGCCGCCAGGAGCACTGACCTTCGTCAACGACGAATTGATCGAAAGCCTTCGCACGGATGTCGGCATTCTGGAAGTGAATCCGATTCATCAATCTCGTGTCACCGTGACGCGAGTTGCCACGCCAGGCGACGGCGATGTAGAAGAAACATCGCTGGGACTTGTGGTTGGTTCGCGGCCTCCCGTCAACGGAGCTCCACCCATCGCCCCGATTCTTGTGGCAACGGCAGCCAGCGATCCACCGTATGAACTCGTGGATGGGTCATGGATCGATGACGACACCGTTGTGCTAAGTTCCGGTGCCGCTGATAGCCTTCGTGTTGAAGTCGGTGATCACGTTCAGGTCACGACGCTCGCGAATCAGCGTCAATTTCGAGTGGCAGGAATCGTCCAGCAGGCACGGGAAGCTCCATCGCTGGTTGGGCAGACCGGCCCCAGGCCACGCAGGAAGGGACGAAGTCCCCGCGATCAGTCAGATGGCAAACAAAGCGGGCCGGAACGAGGTGATGATCGTCTGGATACCACCCCCGATCGACCGGGCACTCCCAAAATCGGCCTGCCGTCTGCCTATGTTCAGGGTGTCGCAACGAATGCCGTCTATATGCGTCCTGCCCCAGCCGCTCACGTGATTGGATTTGTGGCTCGACCGACACTGGTACAACTGGCCTTGCGAGACACCGTCGACGCCGAACAGTTTGCTGAAGCATGGCAGGATCGATTGGGGCAGAATTCGCCGCCCTTGAACATCGTTGACTTCAGTCGTGTGCGGGCTGGCCTTAAAAACAGCCGCAGCGTTTTGTCACAACGTGCTCAGGCATACGCCGCATCAGGATTCGCAGCTCTGGCGTCAGTGTTCATTATCTTTTCGCTGCTGAGTATGGGAGTGAGCGAACGGACGCGGGAATTTGCTCTGTTGCGGGCGATCGGTTTAAACCGACTTCAGATTGCCGCGGTGGTGGTAACTGAAAGTCTTGTGCTTGCCGTCGTCGGTTGGTTGGGAGGTTTGATTGCCGGCTATCTATTGATTGTGATCGGTGGCCAATGGATGCCGAGTCTGTTTGCCAGCGGCGCGAAACTGGGTTGGACGTGTCTGTCGCTAACGGCGATGACCGTCTTCGCCGGTGCGCTGGCTGCTGCCATTATTCCGGCATGGAAAGCGACTCGCATTCAGCCGATCGAAGCGATGGCGTCTGCTCGCATGGTGGCTCCAACTTTCACCAGTCAATGGCGACTTGCTGCTGTGGGCCTGCTGTTGGCGTTGTCTGCTCCTGTGACTGTGTTTGTGTTGCCGCTTCCGGATGAATGGCGAATCTGGTGTTATTCGATCGTCACCTATCCCGCACTTCTGATCGGCATGGCACTAATGGCACCTGCCGTTGTCGTCTTAACCGAACGCATTCTGGGTGTTGCGATCGCACGCCTGTTCGCTCTTGATCCACGACTACTCACAACACAGCTTTCAAGCAATCTGTGGCGAACAATCGGAGCAACTCTGGCACTGTCCGTCGGACTCGTCCTTTACGCGTCCACACAAACGTGGGGCTATTCGATGTTGCAACCGTATCTGCCAGGCACATGGTTGCCTGATGTGCTTGTGTCGTTCAATCCTCAGGGACTGGACGAAGCTGGTACCGATGCCGTGCGCAACACAAAAGGAGTCGCTGCCGAAAGTGTGGCACCGCTGGCGATCGAACAGGCCAAATTCGATTGGGGCAACGCTGAAGCGCCGGCGCGATTGAAGTACGACAACGCGGTCATTTTCGGTTTGGACCCAGCACAGACCATTTCCGGAACGGATCCATTGATTGCTCTCGATTTCGTCGAGGGTGACCGGAAATCTGTGGCTCAGAATCTGGCAATACATCATTCATGCGTGATCTCAGAAGACTTTGCGATGTCTGCCGGCGTTTCCACTGGCGACACATTGGTATTGATTCCTCCGAATGCGGAAGCAGAGCGAGTCGAATACCAGATTGCTGGAATCGTACGTCTACCAGGCTGGCACTGGATCACCAAATTCTCTGGTGTACGACGGCACTTCGTGCGAACGGCGTGCATGATTTTTGCAGACCGACAAAACGTGATGCAGGACTTTCATCTGGCCCGCCCGGAGTTCTGCTGGATGAATCTGCAGCCGGGAGCAGACTTAACATCCATCGAAACGGAAATGCAGGAAATCGCAGAAGAGTTTGCCGTCGGCAACTTTGAAGCGTCGGGCATTGGCGAGATCACATCCTACCGACCATTCGCGCGGACGACCGCGACGCAAACCGTTCGCCGTGCCATCACCATTCGCGCCAACGATATGATCTGGGGGATGAGTCAGCTTCCGCTGATCACATTGTTCATCATGTCGCTGGCGGTTGTGAATGCGGTCATCGCTTCCGTTCGATCACGCCAGTGGGAATTCGGCATCCTGAGAGCTGTGGGAGCCTCCCGTCTTCAACTCGTGCGATTGGTGTTCGGCGAAACGCTTCTGATTGGTTTCGCCGCTTGTGTGTTGAGTCTGGCCTTCGGGTTGATCGCCGGATGGTGCGGTGTCGGGATGGCGGCTTACAGCCGTTGGAGCTTCTTTCAAAGCGACCCAAACCTGATCATCCCCTGGACTCACCTTGCCTTCGGATTCGCGGCGACTCTTGCGCTCTGTCTGGTGGCCGCCGTCCTTCCCGCACTGCGAATCGGACGGGCTGAACCACTCAAACTTCTGCAGGCCGGCTGA
- a CDS encoding ABC transporter ATP-binding protein translates to MTIATSAQTTLPHNQSGSQRTQASNNDTTSGGVSLDNVSKTFGRGSRAVAALKEVSLRISPSDFVAVMGASGSGKSTLLNLISALTSPDSGRITIDGVDVTTLKDPGLTRFRRERLGIIFQAHNLVPALSVVDNVMLPVLAGGRQGHRTVDEVLEQVGLTDRRDHRPDQLSGGEQQRVAIARALISDPSIILADEPTGNLDSVTGAQTCDLLRKLQQEHRCTIVVVTHAPDVAMSAGRVVVLKDGRKVSEFETAQFNNATELAAHYQDLLRSA, encoded by the coding sequence ATGACCATTGCAACTTCTGCTCAGACGACACTTCCACACAATCAATCAGGCTCACAGAGAACTCAAGCTTCCAACAACGACACGACATCCGGAGGTGTGTCTCTGGACAATGTCAGCAAGACGTTCGGTCGCGGAAGTCGTGCTGTCGCAGCATTAAAGGAGGTGTCACTAAGAATCTCTCCTTCCGATTTCGTCGCCGTGATGGGAGCGAGCGGTTCTGGCAAGAGCACGCTACTGAATCTGATTTCCGCTTTGACTTCACCAGATTCAGGGCGAATCACGATCGATGGCGTGGACGTCACGACGCTCAAAGATCCTGGGCTGACTCGGTTTCGTCGCGAGCGACTGGGGATCATCTTTCAGGCGCATAACCTTGTCCCGGCTTTGTCGGTTGTTGACAACGTCATGCTGCCAGTGCTGGCCGGAGGTCGCCAGGGGCATCGGACGGTTGATGAGGTGCTGGAACAGGTCGGTCTGACAGACCGTCGCGACCATCGCCCCGATCAACTTAGTGGCGGAGAACAACAGCGTGTTGCGATCGCTCGAGCTTTGATTTCTGATCCGTCGATCATCCTGGCAGATGAGCCCACCGGAAATCTCGATTCCGTCACGGGAGCACAGACCTGTGATCTGCTGCGCAAACTGCAGCAAGAACACCGCTGCACCATTGTGGTGGTCACTCACGCACCAGACGTCGCGATGTCGGCGGGGCGAGTCGTCGTGCTGAAAGATGGGCGCAAGGTATCGGAATTTGAAACGGCACAATTCAACAACGCCACCGAACTGGCCGCTCATTATCAAGACCTATTGCGTTCGGCGTAG
- a CDS encoding alpha/beta hydrolase, with product MRSRQGLVYRIFVATPTGEQPENGWPVVYHTDGNTSFPVLIAAVEGQSRNDRPAIVVGIGYPETSAAARRQRRTFDLTTLADPQWLKNKARPFADLKTGGCDQFRSFLVHELKPEIEQRFPINKDRQTLFGHSFGGLFTLHTFLTHPDCFQTYIASSPSLWWNAGSLIEQERKFRERFADQELKVRLLLTVGEEEHSPPDKRDRQKPPAFRMTTELGNAQQVSERLQEAGVQGMQVEFRELLDAHHGSAELPAAALGMKFALSVPPAVTD from the coding sequence ATGCGTTCCCGACAGGGATTGGTTTACCGAATCTTTGTGGCGACTCCGACCGGCGAACAGCCTGAAAATGGCTGGCCGGTTGTTTATCACACGGATGGAAACACCAGCTTTCCCGTTCTCATCGCGGCGGTTGAAGGGCAGTCCAGAAACGATCGCCCCGCGATTGTTGTGGGCATTGGCTATCCGGAAACGAGTGCCGCCGCACGGCGCCAACGACGGACGTTCGACTTGACCACGCTGGCTGATCCACAGTGGTTGAAGAACAAGGCTCGTCCATTTGCCGATCTGAAAACGGGTGGCTGTGATCAGTTTCGTTCGTTTCTGGTCCATGAGCTAAAACCAGAAATTGAACAGCGGTTCCCGATCAACAAAGACCGTCAAACTTTGTTCGGACATTCGTTCGGCGGACTCTTTACGCTCCACACGTTTTTGACTCATCCGGATTGCTTTCAAACGTACATCGCTTCCAGCCCATCATTGTGGTGGAACGCGGGTTCGTTGATTGAGCAGGAGCGAAAGTTTCGTGAACGCTTCGCTGATCAAGAACTCAAAGTTCGGCTGTTGCTGACGGTAGGAGAGGAAGAGCATTCGCCCCCTGACAAACGCGACAGGCAGAAGCCACCAGCTTTTCGCATGACAACCGAACTCGGGAACGCACAGCAGGTCAGTGAACGACTTCAGGAAGCTGGCGTTCAAGGGATGCAGGTCGAATTCCGCGAGTTGCTCGACGCGCATCACGGTTCTGCCGAACTTCCGGCCGCCGCTCTGGGCATGAAGTTTGCCCTCAGCGTGCCGCCGGCCGTTACGGATTGA
- a CDS encoding DUF2271 domain-containing protein has protein sequence MSDLSKRPTLRRCAFPPLCLLMLFGPNICHQSAVQAFADESKTKDSVPLVVALELPRIKVREYHRPYVAVWVEDESRELVQHVAVWYQQGKNEEGHGEKWLPDLRQWWRRGGRKMDDSVDAVSGATRSVGQHRIRVTNEQLSKLKPGKYNIVVEASREVGGRELVRLPFSWPPTKADQEKVSGKTELGQVSLQITPPRAD, from the coding sequence ATGAGTGATCTCAGCAAGAGACCAACGTTGCGGCGGTGTGCATTTCCGCCACTGTGCCTGTTGATGCTGTTTGGCCCGAACATCTGCCATCAATCTGCCGTTCAGGCATTCGCAGATGAATCAAAAACGAAGGACTCCGTTCCGCTTGTGGTGGCGTTGGAACTGCCTCGAATCAAAGTGCGCGAGTACCATCGGCCTTATGTCGCCGTCTGGGTTGAAGATGAATCTCGTGAGTTGGTGCAGCACGTCGCTGTTTGGTACCAGCAGGGAAAAAATGAAGAGGGCCACGGAGAAAAGTGGCTCCCCGACCTGCGGCAATGGTGGCGTCGAGGTGGTCGAAAAATGGATGACTCTGTTGACGCCGTGTCCGGGGCGACTCGGTCTGTAGGCCAGCACCGAATTCGAGTGACCAACGAGCAGCTCAGCAAGCTGAAGCCCGGAAAGTACAACATCGTCGTCGAAGCATCGCGAGAAGTCGGCGGGCGTGAACTTGTTCGCCTTCCGTTTTCCTGGCCGCCCACCAAAGCAGATCAGGAAAAAGTGTCTGGAAAGACGGAACTTGGTCAGGTCTCGCTTCAAATTACTCCACCACGCGCCGACTGA
- a CDS encoding DUF1559 domain-containing protein, giving the protein MPPATASRSIRTSSPSRGFTLIELLVVIAIIAILIALLMPAVQQAREAARRTQCKNNMKQLGLALHNYMSTYQEVLPSAGNTLTGGYPDDFSPLARLLPYLDQANLQNLIDWNLHLGHPAFQPLPPEMVPVARTVIPMFMCPSDPAPSVAIEPYQSTFEYAGCNYAANQSDGTETPTSQIHPIYPGNGLFWCGAKSRIRDCTDGTTNTIAFGESTRGPGNVVTGTDNDVRLYRMTGGYPEVAAAAPYADTEGHRLTSWLRGVVPFGPVMNGYLTPNSPIPDAVNGSSKLTATRSYHTGIANVLLMDGSVRSVSDSVDQGTYRALWTARGGEVIGEF; this is encoded by the coding sequence ATGCCCCCTGCTACCGCTTCGCGCTCAATTCGCACGTCTTCCCCCAGCCGCGGATTCACGCTGATTGAACTGCTCGTCGTGATCGCAATTATTGCGATCCTCATCGCTCTGCTGATGCCGGCTGTGCAGCAGGCTCGCGAGGCTGCTCGCAGAACCCAGTGCAAGAACAACATGAAGCAGCTCGGCCTGGCGCTGCACAACTACATGAGCACTTATCAGGAAGTGCTGCCGAGTGCGGGAAACACGCTCACGGGCGGGTACCCGGATGACTTTTCGCCGCTGGCTCGACTGCTTCCTTACCTCGATCAGGCCAATCTCCAAAATCTGATCGACTGGAATCTTCACCTCGGACACCCAGCGTTTCAGCCACTGCCACCTGAAATGGTGCCAGTCGCAAGAACCGTCATCCCAATGTTTATGTGCCCCAGCGACCCGGCTCCATCGGTGGCAATCGAACCGTATCAAAGCACATTTGAATACGCTGGCTGCAACTACGCGGCAAATCAAAGTGATGGTACAGAAACGCCGACGAGCCAGATCCACCCGATCTACCCTGGCAACGGCCTGTTCTGGTGCGGCGCCAAGTCTCGTATTCGTGACTGCACAGACGGAACCACCAACACAATTGCCTTCGGCGAATCAACGCGAGGACCAGGCAACGTGGTCACAGGAACAGACAATGACGTGAGGCTGTACCGCATGACGGGCGGGTATCCTGAAGTTGCAGCCGCCGCACCATACGCGGACACCGAAGGCCACCGTCTGACATCGTGGCTTCGCGGTGTCGTGCCTTTCGGGCCTGTGATGAATGGCTATCTAACGCCCAACAGCCCGATTCCCGATGCCGTCAACGGGTCATCCAAACTCACCGCGACGCGCAGCTATCACACGGGCATCGCCAACGTGCTGCTCATGGACGGCAGCGTTCGCAGTGTCAGTGATTCGGTCGACCAGGGAACCTACCGAGCACTCTGGACAGCACGCGGCGGCGAAGTGATCGGGGAATTCTAG
- a CDS encoding prenyltransferase/squalene oxidase repeat-containing protein, which produces MEINFTSRMVLATLLVATLSASAVAQQTNEQKAESTDVKRSQVVDKGLNWLATQEQAEDGTFTAKAGAGITALAVTAALRNDSTLNDPIVKKGLKALEGFVKPDGGIYGSGRLKNYETCVAMVCFAEANKDGRFDDILKRAKSFVTGIQYGKANGKNKSDVWYGGVGYSGAERPDLSNTSYLIEALRAAGSEENDDAIQQAIAFVSRCQNLEGHGNDTEFAALVNDGGFYYEIPTTKIDPSTSPERFTPEGGIRSYGTMTYAGLKSMIYAGLTKDDPRVAAAVEWIQKQYAVDKNPGMGSAGLYYYFNTFAASLKTAEIETVKDKDGKTHDWRKDLVQELARRQNKDGSWSNRNERWFEGDKNLATSFALLALSYCNDEGDK; this is translated from the coding sequence ATGGAAATCAACTTCACAAGCCGAATGGTGCTAGCAACTCTGCTGGTCGCCACATTAAGCGCGTCTGCTGTCGCTCAGCAAACAAACGAGCAGAAGGCTGAATCAACGGACGTCAAACGGTCGCAAGTCGTGGACAAAGGCCTGAACTGGCTGGCGACTCAGGAACAGGCCGAAGACGGAACGTTCACGGCCAAAGCGGGGGCTGGCATCACAGCTTTGGCAGTCACCGCAGCATTACGAAACGATTCCACGCTAAATGATCCGATCGTGAAGAAGGGGCTGAAGGCACTGGAAGGCTTCGTCAAGCCCGATGGCGGCATCTATGGCAGTGGCCGGTTGAAGAACTACGAAACGTGTGTCGCGATGGTGTGTTTCGCAGAAGCCAACAAAGATGGTCGCTTTGACGACATTCTGAAACGCGCGAAATCGTTCGTCACCGGCATTCAATACGGGAAGGCCAATGGCAAGAATAAATCAGACGTGTGGTACGGTGGAGTCGGCTATAGCGGTGCAGAACGTCCGGACCTTTCCAACACCAGCTATTTGATTGAAGCGTTGCGCGCCGCAGGTTCGGAAGAAAACGACGACGCCATTCAGCAGGCCATCGCGTTTGTGTCGCGTTGCCAGAACCTGGAGGGTCACGGCAATGATACAGAATTCGCGGCACTCGTGAACGACGGTGGGTTCTACTATGAAATCCCTACGACCAAAATCGATCCCAGCACATCGCCCGAACGGTTCACTCCCGAAGGAGGCATCCGCAGCTACGGCACAATGACGTATGCGGGACTTAAGAGCATGATCTACGCAGGGTTAACAAAGGACGATCCTCGAGTCGCAGCGGCCGTCGAATGGATTCAAAAGCAATACGCAGTCGACAAGAATCCAGGCATGGGGTCGGCCGGCCTGTACTACTACTTTAACACCTTCGCTGCATCGCTGAAGACCGCAGAAATAGAAACCGTGAAAGACAAGGACGGGAAAACTCATGATTGGCGGAAAGACCTCGTTCAGGAACTCGCACGCCGCCAGAACAAAGACGGATCATGGTCCAACAGAAACGAACGCTGGTTCGAAGGTGACAAGAATCTCGCCACCAGCTTTGCGTTGCTCGCCCTGTCATACTGCAATGACGAAGGCGACAAATGA
- a CDS encoding IS1634 family transposase translates to MFIRQCHRIKNGRRHAYWALVESYRSASGPRQRVVAWLGKLDEAGRLGVHQAAEVLAGSDEVAPGVTADQSQPLSRQMRFEFDDDASAVTPRWVEVNAAGVRVENLRQFGGPWMALHLIRTLQLDTFLSNAIPEGRELVGWDVSSLILIIARLLEPASELFTAEQWYPKTALRDLLGVSEERVNDNRLYRTLDQLLPHKDALETHLKNRLGHLFDLEYDLLMYDVTSTYFEGQAERNPLAQRGYSRDNRSDCKQVCIGLVVSRCGMPLGYKVFAGNTADVTTVEHIVETMEARYGKSDRIWVMDRGMVSEDNIEFLREGGRRYIVGTPKSMLKKFEHELLKEDWTSIRDGLEVKVVPWPGSDDPDESEDCNTSPETFILCRSRDRSKKEEAITQRFEKKIEESLIRMTARCDKQKRDPMKVEREIGRLLGKNTRAAKLFDVKVTKTDDGAARIEWSKIEATRDWATLSSGCYLLRTNVSDWSDEELWKAYIQLTEAEAAFRIHKSDLSIRPIWHQKEDRVLAHIFVCFLAYVLWKTLGQLCSKAGLGDEPRRVLAELSEIRSMDVVLPTRTGPEIRTRCVSKPSDHQQILLEKLSLKLPSKIIQKQM, encoded by the coding sequence ATGTTCATTCGCCAATGCCATCGAATCAAAAACGGTCGTCGCCACGCCTACTGGGCGCTGGTCGAATCGTATCGCTCGGCCAGTGGGCCGCGGCAGCGGGTGGTCGCGTGGCTGGGGAAGCTTGACGAAGCCGGTCGACTGGGCGTCCATCAGGCGGCGGAAGTTTTGGCCGGTAGCGATGAGGTTGCACCCGGTGTCACCGCTGATCAGTCACAACCGCTCAGTCGACAGATGCGATTCGAGTTCGATGATGATGCGTCTGCCGTGACTCCGCGATGGGTCGAAGTCAACGCCGCCGGAGTTCGTGTGGAAAACCTGCGACAGTTCGGCGGGCCGTGGATGGCTCTGCACCTGATTCGCACGCTGCAACTGGATACGTTCCTGAGCAACGCGATCCCTGAAGGTCGTGAACTGGTCGGCTGGGATGTGAGTTCGCTGATTCTGATCATTGCGCGGCTGCTCGAACCTGCCAGCGAACTCTTCACCGCCGAACAATGGTATCCGAAAACGGCACTGCGGGATCTGCTCGGCGTGAGCGAAGAACGTGTGAACGATAATCGGCTGTACCGCACACTCGATCAGCTGCTGCCGCACAAGGACGCATTGGAAACGCATCTGAAGAATCGCCTTGGCCATCTGTTCGATCTCGAATACGACCTGCTGATGTATGACGTCACCAGCACTTACTTCGAAGGTCAGGCCGAACGCAATCCGCTGGCTCAGCGTGGCTATTCGCGCGATAACCGCAGCGACTGCAAGCAGGTCTGCATCGGGCTGGTGGTGTCTCGATGCGGAATGCCGCTGGGATACAAGGTGTTTGCCGGCAATACGGCCGACGTTACTACCGTGGAACACATCGTCGAAACGATGGAAGCACGCTACGGGAAAAGCGATCGCATCTGGGTCATGGATCGCGGCATGGTGTCGGAAGACAACATCGAATTCCTGCGCGAAGGCGGTCGACGCTACATCGTCGGCACTCCCAAATCGATGCTGAAGAAGTTTGAACACGAGCTGCTGAAGGAAGACTGGACCAGCATTCGCGATGGCCTGGAAGTCAAGGTCGTGCCGTGGCCCGGCAGCGACGATCCGGATGAATCGGAAGACTGCAACACATCGCCGGAGACATTCATCCTGTGTCGCAGTCGCGATCGATCAAAGAAGGAAGAAGCGATCACACAGCGCTTCGAAAAGAAGATCGAAGAGTCGCTCATCCGCATGACGGCGCGGTGCGATAAACAGAAACGCGACCCGATGAAGGTCGAACGTGAGATCGGCCGGCTGCTCGGAAAGAACACTCGAGCGGCAAAGCTCTTCGACGTGAAAGTCACGAAGACAGATGACGGGGCCGCACGCATCGAATGGTCAAAGATCGAAGCTACGCGTGACTGGGCGACTCTGAGTTCCGGATGCTATCTGCTGCGAACGAATGTCAGCGACTGGTCCGACGAAGAACTTTGGAAGGCGTACATCCAACTGACCGAAGCGGAAGCCGCGTTCCGAATCCACAAAAGCGATCTTTCGATCCGCCCGATCTGGCATCAGAAGGAGGACCGTGTTCTGGCACACATCTTCGTGTGTTTTCTGGCGTATGTGTTGTGGAAGACGCTCGGCCAGCTGTGCAGCAAAGCAGGGCTGGGCGACGAACCGCGCCGTGTGCTTGCGGAGCTGTCGGAGATCCGTTCGATGGACGTCGTCCTGCCCACTCGCACCGGCCCGGAGATCCGCACCCGCTGCGTGTCAAAGCCCTCCGACCATCAGCAGATTCTTCTGGAAAAGCTGAGCCTCAAACTGCCCTCAAAAATAATCCAAAAGCAAATGTAG
- a CDS encoding DUF4198 domain-containing protein, whose amino-acid sequence MLRHTITAALLFAVVTNTCSAHKLWVLPSQTQFSGNDSWVTVDACASNDLFYFNHVPLPLQYLAIVAPDGTKAEAVNKSMGKYRSVFDLELTQDGTYRIALMSKFVFASWEEDGKPRRWRGLADELAKEMPADAKGLKVSESLGRLETFVTKNDPTTDAIKPTGDGMEMIPVTHPNDLYVGEEATFKMLVNGEPGKDLELTIVRGGTRYRNNLEEQKVTTNAKGEFSVTWDKPGMYWLSTSGKDEKTSSPEAKVRFLMYSATLEVLPE is encoded by the coding sequence ATGTTACGACACACGATTACAGCCGCACTGTTGTTTGCCGTTGTCACAAACACCTGTTCTGCACATAAGCTCTGGGTGCTGCCGTCTCAAACGCAGTTTTCCGGCAACGACTCCTGGGTAACTGTCGACGCGTGTGCCTCAAACGACCTGTTCTACTTCAACCATGTCCCGTTGCCGCTGCAGTATCTGGCAATCGTTGCGCCGGACGGAACCAAAGCCGAAGCCGTCAACAAATCGATGGGCAAGTACCGCAGCGTTTTCGATCTGGAACTGACTCAGGACGGAACATATCGCATTGCCCTGATGTCGAAGTTCGTTTTCGCATCGTGGGAAGAAGACGGAAAGCCGCGCCGATGGCGAGGTTTAGCTGATGAACTCGCCAAAGAAATGCCGGCAGATGCAAAGGGGCTGAAAGTCTCTGAGAGCCTCGGACGTCTGGAAACCTTCGTGACAAAAAATGACCCGACCACCGACGCCATCAAACCCACCGGCGACGGCATGGAAATGATTCCGGTCACTCATCCGAACGATCTGTATGTCGGTGAAGAGGCGACTTTCAAAATGCTTGTTAACGGCGAACCTGGCAAAGACCTGGAACTGACAATCGTCCGCGGCGGCACTCGCTATCGCAACAACCTGGAAGAGCAGAAAGTTACGACGAACGCGAAAGGTGAATTCAGCGTGACCTGGGACAAGCCCGGAATGTATTGGCTCTCCACTTCCGGCAAGGATGAGAAAACGTCTAGCCCTGAAGCGAAAGTTCGCTTCCTGATGTATTCCGCCACGCTGGAAGTCCTGCCGGAATAA